Within the Nitrospira sp. CR1.1 genome, the region GGAGAACCACCGTGGCGGGCGGACAACACGAGAAGGAGATGCAATCAGCGAATATCCTGAAAAAAGACGCGTGGGAGGTACGGCAGCTTGAATTCCACATGTAAAATAATCAGCAGGACGCGAAGAAAACTCCGCCAGATTCCCATTTTGAGAAACTTGCGGGCATCCGTGACGACCGGGGGTGAGAGAAGAATGGGCGTGGTGACTTTCAACAGATTCTCACCGAATGCCACGTCTTCCAGGATGGGCCGATCTGGAAATCCTCCAAGCCGCTCGAACAACGCCCGCCGTATGAATAAGGCTTGATCGCCGTAAATAATATGGCTCCTGACACAGCGAAAATTGTCGAGCCAGGAGATCATCCGGAGCCGCCAGTCCGACCCTGAGAATCGGTGGCGGAATCCGCCGGCCTGGATCGTAAGATTCCGCTCCAACGCATTGATCCGACTCAGCGCACCGACGGGTAACCGCGTATCGGCATGCAGAAAGAGCAACCACTCGCCGGAAGCCAGCTTCGCGCCAGCATTCATTTGAGAGGCCCGGCCTTTGGGCGCCGTCAGGAGGGTGAGCGGAGCCGGCAATCGACCGTTGACCGGCCAGCGCCGAACGATCTCACAGGTTTGATCGTGGCTTCCTCCATCAACCACGATCACTTCATATGACCCGGTTTGTTCGAACAACTCCCGGAGTGTGGCCGGCAGCGCCCGCTCTTCATTGTAGGCAGGAATCACGATGGAGATCATGCTATCAACCAAACGGGCAGGAAGGTACGTACATCGGCGGCCCAAGCAAACGCGTCCTCCTCGATCGTCTCGAAGAGATCGCAGAGCGTCAACACCATCGAATCGGTCAACGCCAGATAGTCCTGCGTGCGCAGGCGAAGCGCCTCCAACTCCCTGTGCCCATCCACCATCGCTCGCTCCAACACACGCCGCCCGAAGTCATGATGAGCCTCTTCCTGGTACAGCAGCACTCGGCGCAACCGGCGGAACGGCGCCTGCCGCTTTTCAAGGCCGCCCTCGATCCGAGTCAGAATCGCCTCCCCCAGTCCTTCGAGGATTACCTGTTCAGCCAGAATACTCTCCAGCCAATCGCCGCGTTCAAGCGCCTCCGTGAGCAGCCGGCGATAGGCCTCGAGTGCCGGCAGGAACGGAGCATCGCCAAGGTGGCGCGGCGCAAGCCAGCCGATGGCGCCACGAAACACCGCGGCGTGCATCGCCTCCTGACGTGCCTGGGTCGTGAGAAAACGCCGCGCCTTCGAGTCGGCAGCCAGCGCCGCCTGGCGGCGCGCACAGAGGTGAGCCATCCGTTCGCCATGTTCAAGAAACGCCAGCAGCCGGGCGATGGGGACTCGTTCACCAGGCAACACCACCATGCACAACTCCTTCAGTTCTACGGGGACGGTCCATTCAAATGCCAATCGTAGTCGAGAAACTCCACGGTGTAGTCGCCGGCTAGAAGGGCCTGCTTGAGCGATGGATCTTGCACATACTCACCGACATAGCCCAGGATTGATCCGGAACGAGCCTCGAAATCCTTGGCAAACCATTTGAAAATCATCGACAACGAGGCCACTTTTCTCGATCGGTCAAAACGATTGCGCAACGGGTCATTTACAAACTCCTCCGTGACCCGATTGAGTTGTTCATCGAGATGCTGGCCTTCGAACGCCCACGATTGAAGTTTCGGGCAGGAGGCTGACGCGCAGACGATCGCAAAATGTACGCGCGGTTCGTGAAACTGGGCGATAAGAATCTCCCGCTCCAGATCGTAGAGATTCACCGCCTGTCCACCAATAGAGTACTTCCGCGCGATGAAGTACCGGTATCGGCCGAACAGCGTGTCAGGAGAATACCCATCCAGAATGCCCGTGACGGCAAAGGCATTGTACGCATTGATCCAGAACGCCAACCGGTCTCCAACCGACAAGCGACCCGGATCCACTCGATTCAACAACGCGATATAGGACGGAAGCCGTCCCTGGCGGCGAATGGCCGGGTAATCAACGACGCCATCCCGGACATCCGCGCTCAGTAGTTCCTGCCACAACCGATGAGACACTTGCTCCGACGGGAGGGGGTCAGAGGGGGTGAAAGAGGTCGGCGCCGTCGAACAGCCTCCCATCATGATCAGCAGTACTCCGATCAACAGCTTTCGCGTCACAATCCTTCTCCTACTGAAACCGAACCGGAGTCCGCCATGACGTGATCGGATGTCTCAGGATAGTTCCCACCACCCGCCCATCAAGACGGTTGCAGGAGGAGCAATCGGAACAGACTTGAATTTGGGTCCGGTTGAAACGACTGAGGATCTCTCGGTATGGCACCTCGCGGAGATTCCCCACAGACGACATCGCCAGGCAGGCTGACACCTCACCGGAGGCATCGACGGCAATACTATATCTTCCGGCGTCGCAGGGCTCAAGTCGCTGACCTCGCAACCATCCCGCGCTGTCAGCGACAAATTTCCGGAAATACCCCGGAGGAATCAGGTGCTCTTTCAGAAGCAGCTCGAACACCCCGGCGGCAGCAGAGCGATCGTACGTCAATCCGGCATCCTCTTTGCCGTAAAGGCCTATATTCCAGTGGTAGGCTCCCACGACGGGAATAAATCCCCGCGCCCTGGCGAATCGTACGACTTCGGGCACCTCTTCGCGATTGACCTCGCTCACAATACAGGTCAGGAACTTCGGGTAGGGATACTGTGCCAGAAGATCAAGTCCGGACAGGACCTGGGGCAACTGATCAGCTCCACGAATCTGTCGGTAGCGCGCGCGGTCTAGCGTGTCCAGGCTCACTGATAGAGGAAGGCGTAGTGAGGCAAACCGTGCGACGAGGTCGGCCGTGAGCCTGGTCCCATTGGTGATCACGGTCACATACAACCCCAGCGAGGAGAGGTCGGTCAGGATATCGACGAGGTCCGAGCGTAGGAGCGGTTCCCCACCCTGAATAAGCACGAATCGAATACCGTCAGCGTAGAGTTGTCCGAAGATGCCCCGGATTTCCTCTCGAGTCAGTTCGTACCGTCCCAGGTTCAACGGAAGGGCGCAATACCCACAGGCGGAGTTGCACCGCAAGGTCACCTGAAACGTGGCAAGGACCGGGCGCCCCTGTAAAAGATTAGCCAGGGGCCGAGCATGGGCTGACATCATCGCAACCGCGCGCTTCACTGTCACCGTGAATCGCCTGCTATGAGTGAGCATCTTTGAACATTTGTTGCCATTTTCCTCTTGCCCCGCGGTTCTCGGGTCAGCACAACGCGACACAATCGGCACCAATCCAGGCCATTCTGCACTGCATGCAGCGGGTTTTCCGGCATACGGCTTGCTGAATGACTCTCTACGGCACAGCTCGACTCATCCCAGGGAGGACTATTATGACCAGCACGTTCCAGCACTCGATACTCACCATCGCAACAGCCACTCTCGCCACCCTCGCGGTTGTCGTAGCTCCGGCATCGGCAAAGGACAAGTCCGGCAAACATTCGAGCCATGCGACCATCACCTCGGCAGCCGCGGCCTCCTCACTGTTGGGATCGCTCCCGGAGCAACCCCCGGCTCCGAAACCCGGGCAACATGACTCCAAACCCGGAGTCGCATGGAAGACCGTGGGCGGCACCGTCAAAGAAATTCACGGCGAGACATACATCGTCGAAGACTACGATGGCAGCCAAATGAAGGTACATGTCGGACAGGGAACCAAGCACCTCCGGGGCAACAAAAAGGTCGGCGACACCATTCGGGCCGAGATTACTCACGGCGGCTTCGCCAATTCTATCCAGTAACCCGCTTCAGCTCGCTGGCGTTCCGGAGAGGCCGACCCTGTATAGGTCAGCCTCTCCATCCTCGTTCACACATTTACATTTGCGACCATTATCTTGGAGCCCGCACAAACTCGATATCACCGTAATACGCCACGGCACGCTCTTTCGTATTATCCGTATCAGTCATGATCGCAATGCCGTTGATGGCCGGCGGTTCCTCGCCAAAAGCTGATCGATAGTCCTCGTAGACGTTCCGCTCTTCCTCGACCCAGGAACCGACTCGTCGAGCCCCGCTCTCCACGACAATCATCTTGGCAAAACTCGTGAACGCATTATCCACCACCGTACCTATAGGGCTCTTGCTGTCCCAGATATAGTTCAGCGCGGCAATTGGAATGTCGCCGAATAGCGCCTGGCCGGCTTTATATTTCAGTTTCTTCCCGAAACTCACCTTATCCGGCTCATACGCAAAGGTAATGTACAGCCGCGCCGGATAGTCATCGCCTTCCTTCCGGTTCACGTCGCTCTTCTGCAACATATTCTCGATCTTCCAACGCCAGCGGACAATCGGATATTCACGCGGGTCGATCGTCACGGCCTTGGTCAACCCCGAAGCGCTCGCCTCGCTTACCGCCTTGACGACGGCCACCGACTGGTCTGTGACGACTTCATACTGCGTATGCCGCTCAATCTTCTTAAACGTGAGCAGGCGCCAGCCATCCGGCAACGCGG harbors:
- a CDS encoding glycosyltransferase, whose protein sequence is MISIVIPAYNEERALPATLRELFEQTGSYEVIVVDGGSHDQTCEIVRRWPVNGRLPAPLTLLTAPKGRASQMNAGAKLASGEWLLFLHADTRLPVGALSRINALERNLTIQAGGFRHRFSGSDWRLRMISWLDNFRCVRSHIIYGDQALFIRRALFERLGGFPDRPILEDVAFGENLLKVTTPILLSPPVVTDARKFLKMGIWRSFLRVLLIILHVEFKLPYLPRVFFQDIR
- a CDS encoding DUF547 domain-containing protein — encoded protein: MTRKLLIGVLLIMMGGCSTAPTSFTPSDPLPSEQVSHRLWQELLSADVRDGVVDYPAIRRQGRLPSYIALLNRVDPGRLSVGDRLAFWINAYNAFAVTGILDGYSPDTLFGRYRYFIARKYSIGGQAVNLYDLEREILIAQFHEPRVHFAIVCASASCPKLQSWAFEGQHLDEQLNRVTEEFVNDPLRNRFDRSRKVASLSMIFKWFAKDFEARSGSILGYVGEYVQDPSLKQALLAGDYTVEFLDYDWHLNGPSP
- a CDS encoding radical SAM protein: MLTHSRRFTVTVKRAVAMMSAHARPLANLLQGRPVLATFQVTLRCNSACGYCALPLNLGRYELTREEIRGIFGQLYADGIRFVLIQGGEPLLRSDLVDILTDLSSLGLYVTVITNGTRLTADLVARFASLRLPLSVSLDTLDRARYRQIRGADQLPQVLSGLDLLAQYPYPKFLTCIVSEVNREEVPEVVRFARARGFIPVVGAYHWNIGLYGKEDAGLTYDRSAAAGVFELLLKEHLIPPGYFRKFVADSAGWLRGQRLEPCDAGRYSIAVDASGEVSACLAMSSVGNLREVPYREILSRFNRTQIQVCSDCSSCNRLDGRVVGTILRHPITSWRTPVRFQ
- a CDS encoding DUF3047 domain-containing protein produces the protein MRPIGPILCLAFVGATGMGLAQEPARLAVGTFSAATAGPALPDGWRLLTFKKIERHTQYEVVTDQSVAVVKAVSEASASGLTKAVTIDPREYPIVRWRWKIENMLQKSDVNRKEGDDYPARLYITFAYEPDKVSFGKKLKYKAGQALFGDIPIAALNYIWDSKSPIGTVVDNAFTSFAKMIVVESGARRVGSWVEEERNVYEDYRSAFGEEPPAINGIAIMTDTDNTKERAVAYYGDIEFVRAPR